In Paracoccus sp. SMMA_5_TC, the following are encoded in one genomic region:
- a CDS encoding amidase, whose protein sequence is MSDHPATASDPTALSALALSRAIHDRRISCAEVMAAYLDRIEAVNPRVNALVSLRPREALLQEARRADDELAAGTSRGWLHGIPQAPKDLTATRDVVTTMGFVGLRHNLPGDDSVLVARTRAAGAIIIGKTNTPEFGLGSHTYNPLFGTTLNAYDPRVSAGGSSGGAAVALATQMLPVADGSDMMGSLRNPAGWNNVYGFRPSMGRVPFGPVPEVFFQQLGHEGPMARNVADLAMLLATQAGHDPRMPLSLPGDGAEFAAPLTGAARGKRIGWLGDLGGYLPMQPGVLDSCRAGLKLIESLGATVEDVRPDFDMARLWTAWITLRSFLVSGAMAALYDNPKSRALLKPEAIWEIEQGRALSGAQVFAASAVRSAWYQEMLRLFDRYDYLLLPTAQVFAFDASQHWPQDIAGQPMDSYHRWMEVVIPGSMAGVPVLAVPAGFGPQGTPMGLQVMAPPRADRTVLEFGHAYDLAQEFTARKSPLIQPAAALPGDHQTQPRRFSP, encoded by the coding sequence ATGTCCGACCACCCCGCGACCGCCAGCGATCCCACCGCGCTTTCGGCGCTGGCGCTCAGCCGCGCCATCCACGACCGCCGGATCAGCTGCGCCGAGGTCATGGCCGCCTATCTGGACCGGATCGAGGCGGTCAATCCCAGGGTCAACGCCCTCGTGTCGCTGCGCCCGCGCGAGGCGCTGCTGCAAGAGGCCCGGCGCGCCGATGACGAACTGGCCGCCGGCACGTCGCGCGGCTGGCTGCACGGCATCCCCCAGGCGCCCAAGGATCTGACCGCCACCCGCGACGTGGTGACGACCATGGGCTTTGTGGGGCTGCGCCACAATCTGCCGGGGGACGATTCGGTGCTGGTCGCCCGCACCCGCGCTGCCGGCGCCATCATCATCGGCAAGACCAATACCCCCGAATTCGGCCTGGGGTCGCATACCTACAACCCGTTGTTCGGCACCACGCTGAACGCCTATGACCCGCGCGTCTCGGCCGGGGGCAGTTCCGGCGGGGCGGCGGTGGCGCTGGCCACGCAGATGCTGCCGGTGGCCGATGGCAGCGACATGATGGGGTCGCTGCGCAACCCGGCCGGCTGGAACAATGTCTATGGCTTTCGCCCCTCGATGGGGCGGGTGCCGTTCGGCCCGGTGCCCGAGGTGTTCTTTCAGCAGCTGGGGCATGAGGGGCCGATGGCGCGCAATGTCGCCGATCTGGCGATGCTGCTCGCGACCCAGGCCGGGCATGACCCGCGCATGCCGCTGTCGCTGCCCGGCGACGGGGCGGAATTCGCCGCGCCGCTGACCGGCGCCGCGCGCGGCAAGCGCATCGGCTGGCTGGGCGATCTGGGCGGCTACCTGCCGATGCAGCCCGGCGTGCTGGACAGCTGCCGGGCCGGGCTGAAGCTGATCGAATCGCTGGGCGCCACGGTCGAGGATGTCCGCCCCGATTTCGACATGGCGCGGCTGTGGACGGCCTGGATCACGCTGCGCAGCTTTCTCGTTTCAGGCGCGATGGCGGCGCTTTACGACAACCCCAAAAGCCGCGCGCTGCTGAAGCCCGAGGCGATCTGGGAAATCGAACAGGGCCGCGCGCTGAGCGGGGCACAGGTCTTTGCCGCCTCGGCGGTGCGCTCGGCCTGGTATCAGGAAATGCTGCGGCTCTTCGACCGCTACGACTATCTGCTGCTGCCCACGGCGCAGGTCTTTGCCTTCGACGCCAGCCAGCACTGGCCGCAGGACATCGCCGGCCAGCCGATGGACAGCTATCACCGCTGGATGGAGGTGGTGATCCCCGGCAGCATGGCGGGGGTGCCGGTGCTGGCGGTGCCGGCGGGCTTCGGCCCCCAGGGCACGCCGATGGGCCTGCAGGTCATGGCGCCGCCGCGCGCCGACCGGACGGTGCTGGAATTCGGCCATGCCTATGACCTGGCGCAGGAATTCACCGCCCGCAAAAGCCCGCTGATCCAGCCGGCCGCCGCCCTGCCGGGCGATCACCAGACACAGCCGCGCCGCTTCAGCCCATGA
- a CDS encoding ABC transporter ATP-binding protein yields the protein MNQYASPRDRVSQPTVPVPQTPPCLRVEALSRRFGPVAAVQDVSFQVAPGQVTCLLGPSGCGKSTTLRMIAGIERPDAGRICIDGRVMSDDRLCLPPEARSIGMVFQDFALFPHLDIAANVGFGLKGPGLRQRVLALLDRVGLAGHAAKFPHELSGGEQQRVALVRALAPGPCLMLMDEPFSSLDHRLRDGVRDAALELLHETGTAVVMVTHDPEEAMLMGQRIVVMRKGRLIQEGRPQEIYDRPVDRGVAAFFSDLNLVEGRVAAGRIRTELGDFPAPGLAEGTLAEVAIRPQHLRIDAGGGPVAMVERARYLGREMLLDLRLVQTGRALRARLPADAMVLAGGVVHVGAAAPHVLVFPQPA from the coding sequence ATGAACCAATACGCCAGCCCGCGCGATCGGGTCAGCCAGCCGACCGTGCCGGTCCCGCAGACCCCGCCCTGCCTGCGGGTCGAGGCGCTGTCGCGCCGTTTCGGCCCGGTGGCGGCGGTTCAGGATGTCAGCTTTCAGGTGGCGCCGGGGCAGGTGACCTGCCTGCTGGGCCCGTCGGGCTGCGGCAAGTCGACCACCCTGCGCATGATCGCCGGTATCGAGCGCCCCGATGCCGGGCGCATCTGCATCGACGGCCGGGTGATGTCGGATGACCGGCTGTGCCTGCCGCCCGAGGCGCGCTCGATCGGCATGGTGTTTCAGGATTTCGCGCTGTTTCCGCATCTGGACATCGCCGCCAATGTCGGCTTCGGGCTGAAGGGTCCGGGCCTGCGCCAGCGGGTGCTGGCGCTGCTGGACCGGGTGGGGCTGGCCGGCCACGCGGCCAAGTTCCCGCATGAGCTGTCGGGCGGCGAACAGCAGCGCGTGGCGCTGGTGCGGGCGCTGGCGCCGGGGCCGTGCCTGATGCTGATGGACGAGCCGTTTTCCAGCCTGGACCACCGGCTGCGCGACGGGGTGCGCGACGCGGCGCTGGAGCTGCTGCACGAAACCGGCACCGCCGTGGTCATGGTCACCCACGACCCCGAAGAGGCGATGCTGATGGGCCAGCGCATCGTGGTGATGCGCAAGGGCCGGCTGATCCAGGAAGGCCGGCCGCAGGAGATCTATGACCGGCCCGTGGACCGCGGCGTGGCGGCGTTCTTTTCCGATCTGAACCTGGTCGAGGGCCGGGTCGCGGCCGGGCGCATCCGCACCGAGCTGGGCGATTTTCCTGCCCCCGGCCTGGCCGAGGGCACGCTGGCCGAGGTGGCGATCCGACCCCAGCACCTGCGTATCGATGCCGGCGGCGGCCCGGTGGCGATGGTGGAACGCGCCCGCTATCTGGGCCGCGAGATGCTGCTGGACCTGCGGCTGGTGCAGACGGGCCGGGCTCTGCGCGCCCGGTTGCCGGCGGATGCGATGGTGCTGGCGGGCGGGGTGGTGCATGTCGGCGCGGCGGCGCCGCATGTGCTGGTGTTTCCGCAACCGGCGTGA
- a CDS encoding FAD-dependent oxidoreductase: protein MANVAGIPVYKHIGATPAPATPQDRARVVIVGAGPVGLAMALDLGRRGHEVTVLNRLDFVAHCSKAICFSKRSLDILDRLGVADAAVAKGVTWNVGKVFWGAGDQPIYQFDMLPVKDQKRPGFINLQQYYLEDYLLEACAALPGITIRWGHELGAVTPLNDGVELAVHCDGGDYRLRCDWLIACDGARSTVRDRLGLDFEGRVFQDNFLIADIRMQHQMPSERWFWFDPPFNPGRSALMHKQPDDVWRLDFQLGWDIDRQAAIQPENVEPLVRAMLGPDVEFQREWYSVYTFQCRRMAQFVHGRIIFAGDAAHLVSPFGARGCNGGLADIDNLGWKLDLVLRGVAGPGLIDSYNHEAIVTADENILNSSRSTDFLTPKSAASQALRDAVLELAQDHAFARPFVNSGRLSTAVSYGDSPLSTPDRDVWQGGVAPGAPVLDAPLGDGWLLERLGDDFVLLAQDWTGPLPQGVRLLAVDGLAAQRLALTPGAAVLVRPDQYVAARWKSARAGDVEAALIRAKGGNPCLH from the coding sequence ATGGCCAATGTCGCGGGCATCCCCGTCTACAAGCACATCGGCGCCACCCCGGCGCCGGCGACGCCGCAAGACCGGGCGCGGGTGGTGATCGTCGGGGCCGGGCCGGTCGGCCTGGCCATGGCGCTGGACCTGGGCCGGCGCGGCCACGAGGTCACGGTGCTGAACCGGCTGGATTTTGTCGCCCATTGTTCCAAGGCGATCTGCTTTTCCAAGCGCTCGCTCGACATCCTGGACCGGCTGGGCGTGGCGGATGCCGCCGTCGCCAAGGGCGTGACCTGGAACGTCGGCAAGGTGTTCTGGGGCGCGGGCGACCAGCCGATCTATCAGTTCGACATGCTGCCGGTCAAAGACCAGAAGCGTCCCGGCTTCATCAACCTCCAGCAATATTACCTCGAGGACTACCTGCTCGAAGCCTGCGCCGCCCTGCCGGGGATCACCATTCGCTGGGGGCACGAGCTGGGCGCGGTCACGCCGCTGAACGACGGGGTGGAACTGGCCGTCCATTGCGACGGCGGCGACTACAGGCTGCGCTGCGACTGGCTGATCGCCTGCGACGGCGCGCGCTCGACCGTGCGCGACCGGCTGGGCCTGGATTTCGAGGGTCGGGTGTTCCAGGACAATTTCCTGATCGCCGACATCCGCATGCAGCACCAGATGCCGTCGGAACGCTGGTTCTGGTTCGACCCGCCCTTCAACCCCGGCCGCTCGGCGCTGATGCACAAGCAGCCCGACGACGTCTGGCGGCTGGATTTCCAGCTGGGCTGGGACATCGACCGCCAGGCGGCGATCCAGCCCGAGAACGTCGAGCCGCTGGTCCGCGCCATGCTGGGCCCGGATGTCGAATTTCAGCGCGAATGGTATTCGGTCTATACCTTCCAGTGCCGGCGCATGGCGCAGTTCGTGCATGGCCGCATCATCTTTGCCGGCGATGCCGCGCATCTGGTCTCGCCCTTCGGGGCGCGCGGCTGCAACGGCGGCCTTGCCGATATCGACAACCTGGGCTGGAAACTGGATCTGGTGCTGCGCGGCGTGGCCGGGCCGGGGCTGATCGACAGCTACAACCACGAAGCCATCGTCACCGCCGATGAAAACATCCTGAACTCCAGCCGCTCGACCGATTTCCTGACGCCGAAATCGGCCGCCAGCCAGGCCCTGCGCGACGCGGTGCTGGAACTGGCGCAGGATCATGCCTTTGCCCGTCCCTTCGTGAACTCGGGCCGGTTGTCGACCGCGGTCAGCTATGGCGACAGCCCGCTGTCCACCCCCGACCGCGACGTCTGGCAGGGCGGCGTGGCGCCCGGCGCGCCGGTGCTGGACGCGCCGCTGGGCGACGGCTGGCTGCTGGAACGGCTGGGCGACGATTTCGTGCTGCTGGCGCAGGACTGGACCGGCCCGCTGCCGCAGGGCGTGCGGCTGCTGGCCGTGGACGGGCTGGCGGCGCAGCGGCTGGCGCTGACCCCCGGCGCCGCCGTCCTGGTGCGCCCCGATCAGTATGTCGCCGCGCGCTGGAAATCCGCCCGTGCCGGCGATGTCGAAGCCGCGCTGATCCGCGCCAAGGGAGGAAACCCATGCCTGCACTGA
- a CDS encoding lysophospholipid acyltransferase family protein, whose protein sequence is MAAIRAILARIAARILTFVARAITAVQPLWVGIDPDAPRQRVYFANHASHGDFILIWSVLPPRLQRLTRPVAGADYWQRGALRRFIGCEVFGALLIRRQAEGAGPLPPDGRDDPEAPIPRMAAALDEGSSLILFPEGTRNQGDAPLLPFRSGLYHLARARPQVDLVPVWIENLNRVLPKGAVVPVPLMCKVVFGAPLHLAAGEDKAAFLARARAALLALRPRQDAQVAP, encoded by the coding sequence ATGGCCGCTATCCGCGCGATCCTGGCCCGGATCGCCGCCCGTATCCTGACCTTTGTCGCCCGCGCCATCACCGCGGTGCAGCCGCTGTGGGTCGGCATCGACCCCGATGCGCCGCGTCAGCGGGTCTATTTCGCCAATCACGCCAGCCATGGCGATTTCATCCTGATCTGGTCGGTGCTGCCGCCGCGGCTGCAACGGCTGACCCGGCCCGTCGCCGGCGCCGATTACTGGCAGCGGGGGGCGCTGCGCCGCTTCATCGGCTGCGAGGTCTTTGGCGCGCTGCTGATCCGGCGCCAGGCCGAGGGCGCCGGACCCCTGCCACCCGACGGCCGCGACGACCCCGAGGCGCCGATTCCCCGCATGGCGGCGGCGCTGGACGAGGGATCGTCGCTGATCCTGTTTCCCGAAGGCACCCGCAACCAGGGCGACGCGCCGCTGCTGCCGTTCAGAAGCGGCCTTTACCATCTGGCCCGCGCCCGGCCCCAGGTCGATCTGGTCCCGGTCTGGATCGAGAACCTGAACCGCGTGCTGCCCAAGGGCGCGGTGGTGCCGGTGCCGCTGATGTGCAAGGTGGTGTTCGGCGCGCCGCTGCATCTGGCCGCGGGCGAGGACAAGGCCGCCTTTCTGGCCCGCGCCCGCGCGGCGCTGCTGGCGCTGCGGCCGCGCCAGGACGCGCAGGTGGCGCCATGA
- a CDS encoding MBL fold metallo-hydrolase — protein sequence MTKPFASSADTEAKTDTLEILAEGVYALTAEGDPNVGAVEGEDFVVAIESRATPAASRDWLRILRSQTDKPVRYLILTHYHAVRVLGASAFDAQDIIMSTASRDLVAERGEQDWKSEFGRMPRLARNAEEVPGLTWPTLTFDSEYDIELGGDRGSLQLRFLGRGHTGGDIVVWHDKSRTLYAGDLVESRAALYTGDAYHFDWAGKTLDNVKAWRAENLVGGRGAVSRGLAETDAAIEQTRKFLNGMIENVGRVHKAGGDLKAAFEATRDALAPEFGAWPIFEHCLPFDVQRLWDEFDGIEHPRIWTAERDREVWARLQG from the coding sequence ATGACCAAACCCTTCGCCTCCTCGGCCGATACCGAGGCCAAGACCGACACGCTGGAAATCCTGGCCGAGGGCGTCTATGCCCTGACCGCCGAGGGCGACCCCAATGTCGGCGCCGTCGAGGGCGAGGATTTCGTCGTCGCCATCGAAAGCCGCGCCACCCCGGCCGCCAGCCGCGACTGGCTGCGGATCCTGCGCAGCCAGACCGACAAGCCGGTGCGCTATCTGATCCTGACCCATTACCACGCCGTGCGCGTGCTGGGCGCCAGCGCCTTTGACGCGCAGGACATCATCATGTCGACCGCCAGCCGCGACCTGGTCGCCGAGCGCGGCGAACAGGACTGGAAAAGCGAATTCGGCCGCATGCCGCGCCTGGCGCGCAATGCCGAAGAGGTGCCGGGCCTGACCTGGCCCACCCTCACTTTCGACAGCGAATACGACATCGAGCTGGGCGGCGACCGCGGCAGCCTGCAGCTGCGCTTTCTGGGCCGCGGCCATACCGGCGGCGACATCGTGGTCTGGCATGACAAGAGCCGGACGCTCTACGCCGGCGACCTGGTCGAATCCAGGGCCGCGCTTTACACCGGCGACGCCTATCACTTCGACTGGGCCGGCAAGACGCTGGACAATGTGAAGGCCTGGCGCGCCGAAAACCTGGTCGGCGGCCGCGGCGCGGTGTCGCGCGGGCTGGCCGAAACCGATGCCGCCATCGAACAGACCCGCAAGTTCCTGAACGGCATGATCGAGAACGTCGGCCGCGTCCACAAGGCCGGCGGCGACCTGAAGGCCGCCTTCGAGGCCACGCGCGACGCACTGGCGCCCGAATTCGGCGCCTGGCCGATCTTTGAACATTGCCTGCCCTTCGACGTGCAGCGGCTGTGGGACGAATTCGACGGCATCGAGCATCCGCGCATCTGGACGGCCGAACGCGACCGCGAGGTCTGGGCCAGGTTGCAGGGCTGA
- a CDS encoding DUF2783 domain-containing protein, giving the protein MPALNLAPNLTGHDDLYESLVRMHDGLTEAESLRLWARLSLILMNHIGDPAVIAAAIATARGSQGSPPG; this is encoded by the coding sequence ATGCCTGCACTGAACCTGGCCCCGAACCTGACCGGCCACGACGATCTTTATGAATCCCTGGTGCGGATGCACGATGGCCTGACCGAGGCCGAAAGCCTGAGGCTTTGGGCCCGCCTTAGCCTGATCCTGATGAACCACATCGGCGACCCGGCGGTGATCGCCGCCGCCATCGCCACGGCGCGGGGATCGCAGGGCTCACCCCCCGGCTGA
- a CDS encoding prephenate dehydrogenase, translated as MFQPVVTPSAPLSPASVLIVGYGAFGRLLARMLAPHLPVAVCDPDPAARAAAAGQGLRVLEPQAAGGCDLVVLAVPVPALAQSLRQLAPHLRAGQTVCDVCSIKEAPVALMRRLLPACVDILGTHPLFGPQSLGRAPGPARVVLCPVRGGGWRRIAAFLRGGLELRVIVTTPEEHDRHAALTQGITHRLARAMAAFQPHPQIRTGSFDLLMQALAMVAADAPEVYEAVTRGNAHVAPLCDRFARLLTEG; from the coding sequence ATGTTCCAGCCTGTTGTCACGCCTTCTGCCCCGCTTTCGCCCGCATCGGTGCTGATCGTCGGCTATGGTGCCTTCGGCCGATTGCTGGCCCGGATGCTGGCGCCGCATCTGCCGGTCGCGGTCTGCGACCCCGATCCGGCGGCCCGGGCCGCGGCGGCGGGGCAGGGCCTGCGCGTGTTGGAACCGCAGGCGGCCGGAGGCTGCGATCTTGTCGTGCTGGCGGTGCCGGTGCCGGCGCTGGCGCAAAGTCTGCGGCAGCTGGCGCCGCATCTGCGCGCGGGCCAGACGGTCTGCGATGTCTGTTCGATCAAGGAAGCGCCTGTCGCGCTGATGCGGCGGCTGCTGCCCGCCTGCGTCGACATCCTGGGCACGCATCCGCTGTTCGGGCCGCAAAGCCTGGGGCGCGCGCCGGGGCCGGCGCGGGTGGTGCTGTGCCCGGTGCGGGGCGGCGGCTGGCGACGGATTGCGGCCTTTCTGCGCGGCGGGCTGGAGTTGCGGGTGATCGTGACCACGCCCGAGGAACACGACCGTCACGCCGCCCTGACCCAGGGGATCACGCATCGTCTGGCCCGCGCCATGGCCGCGTTCCAGCCGCACCCGCAGATCCGCACCGGCAGTTTCGACCTGCTGATGCAGGCGCTGGCCATGGTCGCCGCCGATGCGCCCGAAGTCTATGAGGCCGTCACCCGCGGCAATGCCCATGTCGCGCCGCTGTGCGACCGCTTCGCGCGATTGCTGACCGAAGGCTGA
- a CDS encoding phosphatidate cytidylyltransferase: MTAAQRDLLLVIAGIGGVLVLASAIGWLLARRYSPQGQNAAIENLNDRIRAWWLMVLALALAFLGGRAGVILLFALCSLAALREFMTLTNAGRADHRTLAAAFFIVLPVQFWLVWIGWYGLYAIFIPVWVFLLLPILSVLSGETRNYLVRVAEMQWALMICVFCVSHVPALLDLQIPGHGGRNVLLIAWLVMVVQLSDVLQYVWGKLAGRHPVAPRLSPSKTVEGFLGGTLSAALIGTALWWMTPFRPWQAGLMALLVCALGFAGGLVMSEIKRDRGVKDWGHSIAGHGGFIDRLDSVVFAAPIFFHVTRYFWHQVPA, from the coding sequence ATGACCGCGGCGCAGCGCGACCTGCTTCTGGTGATCGCCGGTATCGGCGGGGTGCTGGTGCTGGCCTCGGCCATCGGCTGGCTGCTGGCGCGGCGCTATTCGCCGCAGGGCCAGAACGCCGCCATCGAGAACCTGAACGACCGCATCCGCGCCTGGTGGCTGATGGTGCTTGCGCTGGCGCTGGCCTTTCTGGGCGGCCGGGCGGGGGTGATCCTGCTCTTCGCGCTGTGCAGCCTGGCCGCGCTGCGCGAGTTCATGACCCTGACCAACGCCGGCCGCGCCGACCACCGCACGCTGGCGGCGGCCTTCTTCATCGTGCTGCCGGTGCAGTTCTGGCTGGTCTGGATCGGCTGGTACGGGCTTTACGCCATCTTCATCCCGGTCTGGGTGTTCCTGCTGCTGCCGATCCTGAGTGTCCTGTCCGGAGAGACGCGCAACTATCTGGTCCGGGTGGCCGAGATGCAATGGGCGCTGATGATCTGCGTCTTTTGCGTGTCGCATGTGCCGGCGCTGCTGGATCTGCAGATCCCCGGCCATGGCGGGCGCAACGTGTTGCTGATCGCCTGGCTGGTGATGGTGGTGCAATTGTCGGACGTGCTGCAATACGTCTGGGGCAAGCTGGCCGGCCGGCATCCGGTGGCGCCGCGGCTGTCGCCGTCTAAAACCGTCGAGGGCTTTCTGGGCGGCACGCTGTCGGCGGCGCTGATCGGCACCGCGCTGTGGTGGATGACGCCGTTTCGTCCCTGGCAGGCGGGGCTGATGGCGCTGCTGGTCTGTGCGCTGGGGTTCGCCGGCGGGCTGGTGATGTCGGAGATCAAGCGCGACCGCGGCGTCAAGGACTGGGGCCACAGCATCGCCGGCCATGGCGGTTTCATCGACCGGCTGGATTCGGTGGTGTTCGCCGCGCCGATCTTTTTCCACGTCACCCGCTATTTCTGGCATCAGGTGCCGGCATGA
- a CDS encoding response regulator transcription factor, translating into MSSHGLIDPDLAASLLEARDQDLFATRLLELAHASAGVEELLAYRVEAGAPRVLASTSGLGDAGERAGAWARRFHRSDPVVAARLRAAPGSGFACRVPATAIELGEYRRLCFDRPRFVEKICFGWRKPDHALVVSFYQRHGEAEPDMARLGALAQLAITGLSRLARQAPPLVERIAERLALAHPGLTAREREVCARTLAGQTARQIGAELSLGVGTVLTYRQRAYQKLGMHKASDLLAAIMG; encoded by the coding sequence ATGTCCAGCCATGGTCTGATCGACCCCGACCTGGCCGCCAGCCTGCTCGAGGCGCGCGACCAGGATCTGTTTGCCACCCGCCTGCTGGAACTGGCCCATGCCAGCGCCGGGGTCGAGGAGCTTCTGGCCTATCGCGTCGAGGCGGGGGCGCCGCGGGTGCTGGCCTCGACCAGCGGGCTGGGGGATGCGGGCGAACGCGCCGGCGCCTGGGCGCGGCGGTTTCACCGCAGCGATCCGGTGGTGGCGGCACGGCTGCGCGCGGCGCCGGGCAGCGGCTTTGCCTGCCGGGTGCCGGCAACGGCGATCGAGCTGGGCGAATACCGGCGGCTGTGTTTCGACCGGCCGCGCTTTGTCGAAAAGATCTGTTTCGGCTGGCGCAAGCCCGATCATGCGCTGGTGGTCAGCTTTTACCAGCGCCATGGCGAGGCCGAACCCGACATGGCGCGGCTGGGGGCGCTGGCGCAGCTGGCGATCACCGGGCTGAGCCGGCTGGCGCGGCAGGCGCCGCCGCTGGTCGAGCGCATTGCCGAGCGTCTGGCGCTGGCGCATCCGGGCCTGACCGCGCGCGAACGCGAGGTCTGCGCCCGCACCCTGGCCGGGCAGACCGCGCGCCAGATCGGCGCCGAACTGTCGCTGGGGGTGGGCACGGTGCTGACCTATCGCCAGCGCGCCTATCAGAAACTGGGGATGCACAAGGCCAGCGACCTGCTGGCCGCGATCATGGGCTGA
- a CDS encoding Fe(3+) ABC transporter substrate-binding protein, with protein MTYRLTAIAAALIALQAGTALAAQELNLYTTREPKLVEPLLKSFTDSTGIKVNTIFLKEGLPERVEQEGEASPADVLMTVDIGNLVDLVDRGLTQPVESEVLEQAIPENLRDKDGNWFALSQRARVLYAAKDLDLDSFHYEDLAKPEWKGKVCIRSGQHPYNVALFAAHLVHHGEDATRSWLEGIKANLARKAGGGDRDVARDIMGGICDIGIANSYYVGLMRSGAGGPEQQAWVDAIKVVLPTFENGGTQVNISGAAVARHAPNRDQAVQLLEYLVSDEAQRIYAEANYEFPVKPGVAPSPVIADMSHIQADDTDLTRIARERKKASELAEEVGFDN; from the coding sequence ATGACCTATCGACTGACCGCAATTGCCGCCGCCCTGATCGCACTGCAGGCTGGAACCGCCCTGGCCGCGCAGGAGCTGAACCTTTACACCACCCGCGAACCCAAGCTGGTCGAGCCGCTGCTGAAATCCTTTACCGATTCGACCGGCATCAAGGTCAACACCATCTTCCTCAAGGAAGGTCTGCCCGAACGGGTGGAACAGGAAGGCGAGGCCTCGCCCGCCGATGTGCTGATGACGGTCGATATCGGCAACCTGGTCGATCTGGTCGACCGCGGCCTGACCCAGCCGGTGGAATCCGAGGTGCTGGAACAGGCGATCCCCGAGAACCTGCGCGACAAGGACGGCAACTGGTTCGCCCTGTCGCAGCGCGCGCGCGTGCTTTACGCCGCCAAGGATCTCGACCTCGACAGCTTCCATTACGAAGACCTGGCCAAGCCCGAATGGAAGGGCAAGGTCTGCATCCGCTCCGGCCAGCATCCCTATAACGTGGCGCTGTTCGCCGCCCATCTCGTCCACCACGGCGAGGACGCGACCCGCAGCTGGCTGGAAGGCATCAAGGCCAACCTGGCGCGCAAGGCCGGCGGCGGCGACCGCGACGTGGCCCGCGACATCATGGGCGGCATCTGCGACATCGGCATCGCCAATTCCTATTACGTCGGGCTGATGCGCAGCGGCGCCGGCGGCCCGGAACAGCAGGCATGGGTCGATGCGATCAAGGTGGTGCTGCCGACCTTTGAAAACGGCGGCACCCAGGTCAATATCTCGGGCGCGGCGGTGGCGCGCCATGCGCCCAACCGCGACCAGGCCGTGCAACTGCTGGAATATCTGGTCTCGGACGAGGCGCAAAGGATCTATGCCGAGGCGAATTACGAATTCCCCGTCAAGCCCGGCGTCGCCCCCAGCCCGGTGATCGCGGACATGTCCCATATCCAGGCCGACGACACCGACCTGACCCGCATCGCGCGCGAGCGCAAGAAGGCCAGCGAACTGGCCGAGGAAGTGGGCTTCGACAACTAG
- a CDS encoding CDP-alcohol phosphatidyltransferase family protein, which yields MSAPQGNRRPLASRQTGWAQAVSRWLAGTGITPNRISQLGLLAAVLAGLALWRAGLSQGGARALWLLAGAGLCQLRLLCNLFDGMVAIGAGRASPDGGFWNEFPDRLSDMAILMGVALGLGVPGLGWAAVSFAFLTAYLRELGVNCGAGADFAGPMAKQHRMALITLAALASLAEPLWQGQGQILRAALWAVALGAALTAVRRAVRLRRRLLADGRPDGGGQSGSAGG from the coding sequence ATGAGCGCGCCGCAGGGCAATCGCCGGCCGCTGGCCAGCCGCCAGACCGGCTGGGCGCAGGCGGTCAGCCGCTGGCTGGCCGGCACCGGCATCACGCCGAACCGGATTTCGCAGCTGGGCCTGCTGGCCGCGGTGCTGGCCGGGCTGGCGCTGTGGCGGGCGGGGCTGAGCCAGGGCGGCGCGCGGGCGCTGTGGCTGCTGGCCGGGGCCGGGCTGTGCCAGCTGCGGCTGCTGTGCAACCTGTTCGACGGCATGGTGGCGATCGGGGCCGGCCGCGCCAGCCCGGACGGCGGCTTCTGGAACGAATTTCCCGACCGGCTGTCGGACATGGCGATCCTGATGGGGGTGGCCTTGGGGCTGGGGGTGCCGGGCCTCGGCTGGGCGGCGGTCAGCTTTGCGTTTCTGACCGCCTATCTGCGCGAGCTTGGGGTGAATTGCGGCGCCGGCGCCGATTTCGCCGGCCCGATGGCCAAGCAGCATCGCATGGCGCTGATTACCCTGGCCGCGCTGGCCAGCCTGGCCGAGCCTTTGTGGCAGGGCCAGGGCCAGATCCTGCGCGCGGCGCTGTGGGCGGTGGCCCTGGGCGCGGCGCTGACCGCGGTGCGCCGGGCGGTGCGGTTGCGCCGCCGGCTGCTGGCGGATGGGCGCCCGGACGGGGGCGGGCAGTCCGGATCAGCCGGGGGGTGA